The Spirosoma foliorum genome has a window encoding:
- a CDS encoding sugar phosphate isomerase/epimerase family protein, with amino-acid sequence MDRRDFLQQAAAGAMAVSFPAVPDWFADKRMGIVVHSYWSRWNSKVDSQKYPAFTNAIQLLDHCHQLGAGGVQVIVGGWSSDFAKKVRDVREKYGLYLEGSIGLPKKADEVAKFEQDVINAREAGAQVLRTVCSTGRRYETYHSPAAFEELKKNALTMLQLAEPVLRKHKVKLGVENHKDWRAPDLVNLLKQVNSEWIGVTLDFGNSMALLEDPMEVVETLSPYVFSTHVKDMAVEEYPDGFLLSEVPMGKGILDLPKMVDLCRKHNPTGTFSLEMITRDPLEIPCVTNAYWETMGSVPGSDLARMLRTVRQHKYAGGLPRVAKLSNDEKLALEEENIVACLNYSKDKLGMK; translated from the coding sequence ATGGATAGACGAGATTTCTTGCAACAAGCTGCAGCAGGTGCTATGGCTGTTTCTTTCCCTGCTGTTCCCGACTGGTTTGCCGATAAGCGGATGGGGATTGTTGTCCATTCGTACTGGAGCCGCTGGAACTCAAAAGTGGACAGTCAGAAATATCCGGCCTTTACCAACGCGATTCAACTGCTTGATCACTGCCACCAACTGGGGGCTGGTGGTGTGCAGGTGATTGTAGGTGGCTGGTCGTCCGATTTTGCCAAAAAGGTGCGCGATGTGCGGGAGAAATACGGTCTTTACCTGGAAGGCTCGATTGGATTGCCCAAGAAGGCAGATGAAGTCGCCAAATTTGAACAGGACGTTATCAATGCCAGGGAAGCGGGTGCGCAGGTGTTGAGAACCGTTTGCTCAACAGGCCGACGGTATGAAACCTACCATTCTCCCGCAGCTTTCGAAGAGTTGAAGAAAAACGCCCTGACCATGTTGCAATTGGCCGAACCCGTGCTACGCAAACATAAGGTCAAACTAGGGGTTGAAAACCACAAAGACTGGCGTGCTCCCGATTTAGTGAACCTCTTGAAACAGGTTAACAGCGAGTGGATTGGCGTCACCCTCGACTTTGGCAACAGCATGGCGTTGCTGGAAGACCCGATGGAAGTGGTCGAAACCCTGTCGCCTTATGTGTTCAGTACCCACGTAAAAGACATGGCTGTAGAGGAATATCCAGATGGATTTCTCTTATCGGAAGTACCAATGGGCAAGGGTATTTTAGACTTACCCAAGATGGTCGATCTCTGCCGAAAACATAATCCAACCGGAACATTTAGTCTGGAAATGATCACCCGCGACCCGCTGGAAATTCCCTGCGTAACCAATGCCTACTGGGAAACAATGGGTTCAGTACCCGGCTCCGATCTGGCCCGAATGCTCCGAACGGTACGGCAGCATAAATACGCCGGTGGCCTTCCTCGCGTAGCAAAACTAAGTAACGATGAAAAACTGGCGCTCGAAGAAGAGAACATCGTAGCCTGTCTGAATTACAGCAAGGATAAATTAGGAATGAAATAA
- a CDS encoding SDR family NAD(P)-dependent oxidoreductase produces MSKEILPGVSQFNLTGKTAIITGGSKGLGLAMAAGLASAGANIMLVNRNTEEGESAAQELSQDYGIKAIAFSADIASPEQTEAMAQKAIDTFGQIDILINSAGINIRGPIDELTPADFAKVMEVNVTGTWLCCKAVVPFMKKAGRGSIINLASTLGLVGLSNRTPYTSSKGAVVQMTRALALEMAPYNINVNAICPGPFLTEMNLPIADTDEGKKFVVGATALGRWGHLREIQGAAIFLASDAGSYMVGSMLTVDGGWTAR; encoded by the coding sequence ATGAGTAAAGAAATACTACCTGGAGTCAGTCAATTTAACTTAACTGGAAAAACGGCCATCATTACGGGTGGTTCAAAAGGTCTTGGCCTGGCTATGGCGGCTGGTCTTGCGTCGGCAGGAGCCAACATCATGCTCGTCAACCGGAATACCGAAGAAGGCGAAAGTGCCGCTCAAGAGCTGAGTCAGGATTATGGTATCAAAGCTATTGCTTTCAGTGCCGACATTGCCAGCCCAGAACAAACAGAAGCGATGGCCCAAAAAGCGATCGACACGTTTGGGCAGATCGACATTCTGATCAATAGCGCCGGAATTAACATCCGCGGCCCAATCGACGAACTGACGCCCGCCGATTTTGCCAAGGTGATGGAGGTGAACGTAACGGGCACCTGGCTGTGCTGCAAGGCAGTAGTTCCATTCATGAAAAAAGCGGGTCGGGGAAGTATTATCAATCTGGCGAGTACACTTGGTTTGGTAGGCTTGTCCAACAGAACCCCTTATACATCCAGCAAAGGGGCGGTAGTCCAGATGACCCGCGCGCTGGCGCTGGAAATGGCCCCTTACAATATCAACGTCAATGCCATTTGCCCAGGCCCTTTCCTGACCGAAATGAACCTGCCCATTGCCGACACCGACGAAGGAAAGAAATTCGTGGTAGGGGCAACGGCCTTAGGTCGTTGGGGGCATTTGCGGGAGATTCAGGGAGCCGCCATTTTCCTGGCCAGCGACGCCGGAAGCTACATGGTTGGTTCGATGCTCACCGTCGATGGCGGTTGGACAGCCAGATAA
- a CDS encoding DUF7133 domain-containing protein, producing MVKPVYVSSLICASLLCLLSFKTNVRTTLGEGPSPVKTPAEEQATFQLEPGLSIQLVASEPMIQDPVVINFDEDGRLWVVEMRGFMPDVNGDGEDKPVGRVSVLEDTNGDGQMDVSKVYLDSLVMPRALAFVPGGVLVAENGALWMTKDLNGDLKADTKTVVDAQYVGSGLPEHAPNGLWRGLDNWYYNAKSRLRYRLVGGKWERDSTEFRGQWGISYDDKGRLYYNYNWSQLHADLVAPNYLSRNKNHKATTGIDHGLTIDRRVYPIRPNPAVNRGYIPGTLDKEGHLLEFTAACSPLAYRGTALPAAYYGNAFVCEPAGNLIKRNVVEEKGLLITAHDPHPGTEFLASTDERFRPVHMATGPDGALYIADMYRGLIQHKAYVTPYLKEQTLARELDKPVNRGRIWRIVPQNWKAPKAKKLASASSDELVAELSNADGWHRDVAQHLLIDRNDKRVGPALTTLATKGEQPLGRFHALWTLDGLKLSNPNLLSGLVADPNPLVSSTALRLLEPFAKTDKTIRAKLGEQLLARWEQAPIEQILQMTFTAGVLDQSAAQPLLANIVGRHGESALIRDAAMSSLQNQEFAFLQRLLKSPQWQAHEPAKEIFIEVLTTAIIKKRNPAELTSLLALLDANKEPFSWQEKAVITSMSIAGSSKIKPIKLAAAPSLLAKSSHKIDPSRLASLESMFEWPGHVAAKSSSAKKSLLNDEEQKLFASGRQLYLNTCSGCHGTDGAGLPRFGPPLVGSDWVLGDEKRLALVLLHGMEGPVEINKRVYDAPDILPVMPAHSTLDDQSITSILMYIRNEWGNNGGPIGKRTVGMTRILAQGRVVPWTAKELNKYIQETQATSPK from the coding sequence ATGGTTAAGCCTGTCTATGTTAGTAGCCTGATTTGTGCCAGTCTTCTGTGTTTGCTCAGCTTTAAAACAAACGTACGAACGACACTGGGGGAAGGCCCATCACCCGTAAAAACACCAGCCGAAGAACAGGCTACATTTCAACTCGAACCAGGTTTGAGCATTCAACTGGTTGCTTCTGAGCCAATGATTCAGGACCCGGTGGTCATCAACTTTGATGAGGATGGTCGTCTTTGGGTGGTTGAGATGCGGGGGTTCATGCCCGATGTTAACGGCGATGGTGAGGATAAACCCGTTGGCCGTGTGTCGGTCCTCGAAGATACGAATGGAGACGGCCAGATGGACGTCAGTAAAGTGTACCTCGACAGTCTGGTTATGCCCCGCGCCCTTGCCTTCGTACCAGGCGGTGTACTGGTCGCTGAAAATGGCGCTTTGTGGATGACCAAAGACCTGAACGGTGACCTGAAAGCCGATACCAAGACCGTTGTTGATGCCCAATATGTAGGCAGCGGCCTGCCAGAACATGCACCAAACGGACTATGGCGGGGTTTAGATAACTGGTATTACAACGCCAAATCGCGCCTTCGGTATCGTCTGGTGGGTGGAAAATGGGAGCGAGATAGTACCGAGTTTCGTGGGCAATGGGGCATTAGTTACGACGATAAAGGCCGTCTGTACTACAACTACAACTGGTCGCAGCTTCACGCTGATTTGGTGGCTCCGAACTACTTATCTCGTAATAAAAATCATAAAGCAACCACCGGCATCGACCATGGCCTGACCATCGATCGGCGCGTTTACCCAATCCGACCCAACCCAGCTGTAAACCGGGGCTACATTCCCGGAACACTCGACAAAGAGGGTCACTTGCTGGAATTTACGGCCGCCTGCTCACCCCTAGCCTATCGGGGAACAGCTTTACCTGCAGCCTATTATGGTAATGCATTCGTTTGTGAACCCGCCGGGAATCTCATTAAACGCAATGTAGTAGAGGAAAAGGGGCTGCTTATTACGGCACACGATCCTCATCCGGGTACCGAATTTCTGGCCTCAACCGATGAGCGTTTCCGTCCGGTTCATATGGCCACGGGTCCAGATGGTGCCCTATATATTGCGGATATGTATCGTGGCCTTATCCAGCACAAAGCGTATGTAACGCCCTATTTGAAAGAGCAAACCCTTGCCCGTGAGCTGGATAAACCCGTCAACCGGGGCCGTATCTGGCGCATTGTTCCACAAAATTGGAAAGCCCCAAAGGCGAAAAAGCTGGCCAGTGCTTCGTCAGATGAACTCGTTGCTGAATTGTCGAATGCCGACGGATGGCACCGGGATGTAGCCCAACATTTACTCATCGACCGGAACGACAAGCGGGTTGGTCCTGCTTTGACAACGTTGGCCACTAAAGGCGAGCAACCGCTTGGGCGATTCCATGCTTTATGGACACTGGACGGCTTGAAACTAAGCAACCCCAATCTGTTATCAGGATTAGTAGCCGACCCGAACCCGCTAGTTAGTTCAACGGCACTCCGGTTGCTGGAGCCATTTGCCAAAACGGATAAGACCATTCGGGCCAAACTCGGCGAGCAATTGCTGGCCAGATGGGAACAGGCACCCATCGAGCAAATTCTCCAGATGACTTTTACGGCTGGCGTACTCGACCAATCCGCTGCTCAGCCGCTACTCGCCAATATTGTCGGGCGTCATGGGGAATCGGCCTTGATTCGGGATGCGGCTATGAGTAGCCTTCAGAATCAGGAGTTTGCCTTTTTACAACGATTACTAAAATCGCCCCAATGGCAGGCGCACGAACCCGCCAAGGAAATTTTCATTGAAGTGCTGACAACAGCCATTATCAAAAAACGAAATCCTGCTGAGTTAACCTCTCTACTGGCGCTTTTAGATGCAAACAAAGAACCATTTAGCTGGCAGGAAAAGGCTGTAATCACCAGTATGTCGATTGCAGGAAGCAGCAAAATAAAACCTATAAAACTTGCTGCTGCCCCTAGCCTATTAGCCAAGTCCAGCCACAAAATCGATCCATCGCGTCTGGCTTCCCTGGAATCAATGTTTGAATGGCCCGGCCACGTTGCCGCAAAAAGCAGTTCCGCTAAAAAGAGCCTGCTGAACGATGAAGAGCAAAAGCTATTTGCATCGGGGCGCCAATTGTATCTGAATACCTGCTCGGGTTGTCACGGTACCGATGGAGCCGGATTGCCTCGCTTTGGCCCTCCTTTAGTTGGTTCGGATTGGGTGCTAGGCGACGAGAAACGATTAGCACTTGTCCTGCTGCATGGTATGGAAGGGCCTGTTGAAATTAACAAACGTGTTTACGACGCACCTGATATCCTCCCGGTTATGCCCGCCCACTCGACCCTGGACGATCAGTCAATCACCTCGATTCTGATGTATATCCGTAACGAATGGGGCAATAATGGGGGACCAATCGGCAAACGAACGGTGGGAATGACCCGCATTCTGGCGCAGGGACGCGTAGTACCCTGGACAGCCAAAGAGTTAAACAAATACATACAGGAGACACAAGCCACTAGTCCTAAATAA
- a CDS encoding MFS transporter: MVQLSGQSKPTRVRYGMLALVFVNVAISYLDRTNIGVAASALGKDLNLSKVELGYILSAFGWAYAALQIPGGLIADRFGPRILYAFCLITWSVVTLAHVLVRGIGSLFFLRLATGTLEAPSYPINNRVVTQWFPNNERASAIAMYVSGQFIGLAFLSPILAMVQVYAGWRGLFIGTGLVGLIWGIVWYLFYRDPLDSANVNKAELDYIEEGGGLLRGKEQTKDQVNIWHWSNVKLILSNRTLWGVYIGQFCVNATLWFFLTWFPTYLVEYRHLSFIKSGYLASIPFLAACAGLLLSGFLSDWLINQGKSASLARKAPIIIGFILSLSIVGANYTENDTLVIFFLSFAFFGIGMALISWIFVSVLSPKHLIGLTSGVFNFMGNLASIVVPISIGYLIQGGSFKPALAFIGIIEFIGACSYIFLVGKIERIGTPTQTDINEGKLVS; the protein is encoded by the coding sequence ATGGTACAATTAAGCGGCCAATCTAAACCAACCCGAGTACGGTATGGGATGTTAGCCCTCGTATTCGTCAATGTAGCGATTAGTTATCTGGATCGCACCAATATTGGCGTTGCTGCGTCAGCCCTTGGTAAAGACCTTAATCTGTCAAAAGTCGAGTTAGGCTATATTCTGTCCGCGTTTGGGTGGGCCTATGCCGCGTTACAGATTCCGGGCGGCTTAATCGCCGATCGATTTGGACCGCGCATTTTATATGCTTTCTGTTTAATTACCTGGTCTGTTGTAACCCTAGCCCACGTGCTTGTTCGAGGCATTGGCAGTCTGTTCTTTCTCCGACTGGCCACCGGTACCCTCGAAGCCCCTTCGTATCCGATCAATAATCGCGTGGTAACGCAATGGTTTCCGAATAACGAGCGAGCATCGGCCATTGCCATGTATGTATCTGGCCAATTTATAGGGCTGGCGTTTCTAAGTCCTATTCTGGCAATGGTTCAGGTGTATGCAGGCTGGAGAGGGTTATTTATTGGCACAGGTCTGGTTGGTTTGATTTGGGGTATTGTCTGGTATCTGTTCTATCGCGACCCACTCGATAGCGCCAATGTGAATAAAGCAGAACTGGATTATATTGAAGAAGGTGGCGGCTTATTACGAGGAAAAGAGCAAACAAAGGATCAGGTTAATATTTGGCACTGGTCGAATGTAAAACTGATTCTTTCGAACCGGACGTTATGGGGGGTTTATATCGGGCAATTTTGTGTTAATGCTACACTCTGGTTTTTCCTTACCTGGTTCCCAACTTATTTAGTGGAATATCGGCATTTAAGCTTTATCAAGTCGGGCTATCTGGCTTCTATCCCGTTTCTGGCGGCCTGTGCCGGTTTATTGTTATCGGGTTTCCTATCCGACTGGCTCATCAATCAGGGTAAATCGGCGAGTCTGGCCCGAAAAGCACCCATTATTATCGGGTTTATTCTTTCGTTAAGCATTGTTGGCGCGAACTACACCGAAAACGACACATTGGTTATCTTCTTCCTATCGTTCGCCTTTTTCGGAATCGGTATGGCCCTGATTTCGTGGATATTTGTATCGGTTCTATCGCCTAAACACCTAATTGGCCTAACGAGTGGCGTATTCAATTTCATGGGCAATCTGGCCTCAATCGTGGTGCCTATCTCAATTGGCTACCTGATTCAAGGCGGAAGCTTTAAACCAGCTCTGGCTTTTATTGGAATTATTGAATTTATCGGCGCCTGCTCCTATATCTTCCTCGTTGGTAAAATTGAGCGTATAGGTACGCCTACTCAGACCGATATAAATGAGGGCAAGCTGGTATCATAA